A window from Malassezia japonica chromosome 1, complete sequence encodes these proteins:
- the COX4 gene encoding Cytochrome c oxidase subunit 4 (BUSCO:EOG09265MAN; EggNog:ENOG503P5BA; COG:C) — MSFLPSRLSLTARATLRAIPRAQASALRSIATSAVRLSEQPPIIQGSGSPTGTIPSDEDQSTGLERYELMGRLQGVDVFDMQPLEADRLGTKAEPVKVRSMYHEQIVGCTGVPVDSHETLWLNMSREKEFTRCPRCGSVYQLEFLGEEGHHHH; from the exons ATGTCGTTCCTGCCTAGCCGTCTTTCGCTGACTGCCCGCgccacgctgcgcgccatTCCCCGTGCCCAGGCCTCTGCCCTGCGCAGCATTGCCACCTCGGCTGTGCGCCTGAGCGAGCAGCCCCCCATCATCCAGGGTTCGGGCTCGCCGACTGGCACCATCccctcggacgaggaccaGAGCACCGGTCTTGAGCGCTACGAGCTCATGGGCCGCCTGCAGGGTGTCGACGTCTTCGACATgcagccgctcgaggcggaccgTCTCGGTACCAAGGCGGAGCCCGTCAAGGTCCGCAGCATG TACCACGAGCAGATTGTCGGCTGCACTGGTGTTCCCGTCGACTCGCACGAGACCCTCTGGCTGAACATGAGCCGCGAGAAGGAGTTCACGAGGTGCCCTCGCTGCGGTAGCG TCTACCAGCTCGAGTTCCTCGGTGAGGAGGGCCACCACCACCACTAA
- the SHO1 gene encoding Transmembrane osmosensor (TransMembrane:4 (o20-43i55-78o84-104i116-134o); EggNog:ENOG503NYIA; COG:U) yields the protein MARGLPGLDRVGGKNAIGLSILGIGALLGFIGWWVAFISQCVAESRGHFSRARHVWFTVWIDLALVIAVIFLMVTGSVGFFKPLLIPFLIVGIVMSVLGTDLCIYSSYGDMQAVGAGYLLLAIACIIWLLYLTYVESTEGNAVGGTSGGFTGAGLGSGSATATGAGVGAGVGAVGAGAGGALASAGNGATSGFGNLRNRFSLGKNSTSKVPGLNGGNFGADQINNSVDNAGIPSGQSVPTGVVSHSPSVPDNSAQIRAVDSSVVPESLPSQSQFATPGSHGPANGFGGLSTGVSNSNLGMNSASSYPPQFGGDASLAPPILAGNPTTLESAAPQGAPQSLETGAPRVQRAEALYSYKASEDDPTEISFNKGDILEIVDSSGKWWQAHRANGELGIVPSNYLQML from the exons ATGGCTCGCGGACTCCCCGGCTTGGACCGCGTTGGCGGCAA GAATGCGATCGGCCTTTCTATCCTTGGCAttggcgcgctcctcggctTCATCGGCTGGTGGGTTGCGTTCATTTCGCAGTGTGTTGCGGAGTCGCGTGGCCACTTTAGCCGTGCTCGCCACGTCTGGTTCACGGTCTGGatcgacctcgcgctggtTATTGCCGTGATCTTTTTGATGGTCACTGGCTCGGTCGGCTTCTTCAAGCCGCTGCTCATTCCTTTCCTGATTGTCGGCATCGTCATgtcggtgctcggcacTGATCTCTGCATCTACAGCTCCTACGGCGACATGCAGGCCGTCGGTGCTGGCTACCTCCTGCTCGCCATCGCGTGCATCATCTGGCTCCTGTACCTTACCTATGTCGAGAGCACCGAGGGCAACGCCGTCGGTGGCACCTCGGGCGGCttcaccggcgccggcctcggctcgggctcggccaccgcgacgggcgcggGTGTCGGCGCGGGTGTCGGTGCCGTTGGCGCGGGTGCCGGTGGCGCGCTTGCCTCGGCTGGCaacggcgcgacgagcggcttCGGCAACCTCCGCAACCGCTTCTCGCTCGGCAAGAACTCGACGAGCAAGGTGCCCGGCCTGAACGGTGGCAACTTTGGCGCGGACCAGATCAACAACTCTGTCGACAATGCAGGCATCCCTTCGGGCcagagcgtgccgacggGTGTCGTTTCGCACTCCccgagcgtgccggacAACAGCGCGCAGATCCGCGCTGTGGACAGCTCGGTGGTGCCCGAGTCGCTTCCCTCGCAGAGCCAGTTTGCCACGCCCGGTTCGCACGGCCCCGCCAACGGCTTTGGTGGGCTCTCGACCGGTGTGTCGAACAGCAACCTGGGCATGaacagcgcgtcgagctaCCCTCCCCAGTttggcggcgacgcgtcgctcgctcCCCCGATCCTCGCTGGCAACCCCACCACGCTCGAgtcggctgcgccgcagggtGCGCCCCAGTCGCTCGAGaccggtgcgccgcgcgtgcagcgcgccgaggccctcTATTCGTACAAGGCCAGCGAGGACGACCCGACCGAGATTTCGTTCAACAAGGGCGACATTCTCGAGATTGTTGATTCGTCCGGCAAGTGGTGGCAGGCGCACCGTGCCAACGGCGAGCTCGGTATCGTGCCGAGCAACTACCTCCAAATGCTGTAA
- a CDS encoding uncharacterized protein (TransMembrane:6 (i42-60o66-87i99-123o135-161i182-200o212-229i); COG:A; EggNog:ENOG503P00N) gives MPEENSEQEHLMGGQGTQVIQIQALRDALVAGNGPRAGRVQACALAFVVSIWAMVLYATGGKVPFALYHPLLVSLGLYLLLQGILVLQSTQTPQEKDAGLALHQLFVLGAGLPLLTFGVWIMWHSHSKPGAKHFISWHGVLGVALLTLLWAQALLGASTVWAQEPVFGSVGKAKSVWKYHRGLGYAIGVVLILEITLALWETKWARGAVSEPTTALVTVVVFALAFSVARRVKLSKLGITQRSAQ, from the exons ATGCCAGAAGAGAATAGCGAGCAGGAACACCTCATGGGAGGACAAGGGACGCAGGTTATACAgatccaggcgctgcgcgatgcgctcgtcgcgggaAACGGGCCGCGTGCGGGTCGTGTGCAGGCATGTGCGCTCGCCTTTGTCGTGTCTATCTGGGCGATGGTGTTGTATGCAACGGGAGGCAAGGTGCCGTTTGCGCTGTACCATCCGCTGCTCGTATCTCTGGGACTGTACTTGCTCCTGCAAGGCATTCTTGTCCTGCAGTCTACACAGACGCCGCAGGAAAAAGACGCGGGGCTCGCACTGCACCAGCTCTttgtgctcggcgcaggTCTGCCGCTACTGACATTTGGCGTGTGGATCATGTGGCACAGCCACAGCAAGCCGGGCGCAAAACACTTTATCTCGTGgcacggcgtgctcggcgtggcgctCCTGACCCTGCTTTGGGCacaggcgctcctcggcgcaTCCACCGTCTGGGCGCAAGAGCCCGTCTTTGGCTCGGTGGGCAAGGCCAAGAGCGTATGGAAGTACCATCG GGGCCTCGGCTACGCTATCGGCGTCGTCCTCATTCTCGAGATCACGCTCGCTCTGTGGGAGACCAAGTgggcacgcggcgccgtaTCCGAGCCCACGACCGCGCTCGTGACGGTCGTGGTATTTGCGCTCGCATTCAgcgtcgcacggcgcgtCAAGCTGTCCAAGCTGGGCATCACG